One Phoenix dactylifera cultivar Barhee BC4 chromosome 8, palm_55x_up_171113_PBpolish2nd_filt_p, whole genome shotgun sequence genomic window carries:
- the LOC103703366 gene encoding uncharacterized protein LOC103703366 produces MQGNEMSVAFENRVFNRRSGLGGGRMGCTLVTGFLGSGKTTLLRHLLHHRGDLRLAVLVNEFADSDVDSLLLDSARLNSAFNLSTVALTQGCGFGDVNGPFRESVHRIVDSKHNFDCLLLETSGLANPDKFVAELEEVGINLDLTVAVVDAESIDKIINLDIVRKQLQHVDIVLLNKCDLASLSQISDAEDLLEGLTGGAKVVRTQFCRVPLDLVIDCTKIEALNVVKEVSSVPAVLSHESLPKMAFRGDMYANTSATISSISHSDDQPEAVGDRSKSDDLQAGLPQGVSFSSVTFECEFPLSLALFQSKVLRSMRSTTGLLRSKGIVWFAEDRESRFAFQWSGVKRVECMRGQPWESAPKTCLVFIGIHKFELESIILQLSESADPQTKVSSESGICKEFARTFAQKVATDGRFKEPSLHKEPLVIFGLKGSPLRGIKESHLNGALMRVVNGKGSIFLTATPSGEEHNLQILLCEESVVDDAWHEIRLAASAVISKLCKNFCPCRSDLTAHHVH; encoded by the exons ATGCAGGGGAACGAGATGAGCGTGGCGTTCGAGAACCGGGTGTTCAACCGGCGGTCGGGGCTGGGCGGCGGGCGGATGGGGTGCACCCTCGTTACCGGCTTCCTCGGCAGCGGCAAGACCAccctcctccgccacctcctccaCCACCGTGGCGACCTCCGCCTCGCCGTCCTCGTCAACGAGTTCGCCGACTCCGACGTCGACTCTCTCCTCCTCGACTCCGCCCGCCTCAACTCCGCCTTTAACCTCTCCACCGTCGCCCTCACCCAGG GTTGTGGTTTTGGCGATGTGAATGGACCGTTCAGAGAATCTGTCCACAGGATTGTCGATAGCAAGCACAACTTCGATTGTCTTCTCCTCGAG ACATCTGGTTTGGCAAATCCGGACAAGTTTGTAGCGGAGCTGGAGGAAGTTGGCATAAACTTGGATCTCACTGTTGCGGTGGTTGATGCTGAATCTATCGATAAGATTATAAACCTTGACATTGTAAGGAAGCAGTTGCAGCATGTGGATATTGTCTTGTTGAACAA ATGTGATTTGGCTAGCCTCAGTCAGATATCTGATGCTGAAGACCTTTTGGAAGGATTAACAGGTGGTGCCAAGGTTGTTCGCACACAGTTTTGTAGGGTCCCTCTGGATCTTGTGATCGATTGTACTAAAATTGAAGCTTTAAATGTGGTGAAGGAAGTTAGCAGTGTGCCAGCAGTACTTTCCCATGAATCTTTGCCTAAGATGGCATTCCGAGGAGATATGTATGCTAATACCTCAGCAACCATCTCATCTATCAGCCATTCTGATGACCAGCCTGAAGCAGTTGGTGATAGATCGAAGTCTGATGATTTGCAAGCTG GTTTACCGCAGGGGGTATCTTTTTCATCTGTTACTTTTGAATGTGAATTTCCCTTGTCTTTGGCCTTATTCCAATCAAAAGTTCTTAGAAGCATGAGAAGCACAACCGGACTTCTTAGGTCTAAAGGCATTGTATGGTTTGCTGAGGATAG AGAAAGTCGTTTTGCTTTCCAATGGAGTGGGGTTAAGAGGGTAGAATGTATGAGGGGACAGCCTTGGGAAAGTGCACCAAAAACTTGTCTTGTGTTTATCGGCATTCATAAATTTGAGCTGGAATCTATCATTTTACAGCTTTCGGAATCAGCTGATCCTCAGACAAAGGTATCATCAGAGTCTGgtatttgcaaagaatttgccaGAACTTTTGCACAGAAGGTTGCAACTGATGGCAGATTTAAG GAGCCTTCTCTTCATAAGGAGCCTCTTGTTATATTTGGCCTGAAAGGATCACCATTACGTGGAATAAAAGAG TCTCATCTGAATGGAGCTCTAATGCGTGTGGTTAATGGTAAAGGAAGCATCTTCCTAACTGCTACTCCTTCTGGTGAAG AGCACAATCTGCAGATTCTGCTTTGTGAAGAGTCAGTTGTAGATGATGCATGGCATGAAATTCGATTGGCTGCTAGTGCAGTGATCTCCAAATTATGCAAAAACTTTTGCCCATGCAG GTCAGATCTTACAGCTCATCATGTCCATTGA